A single region of the Solwaraspora sp. WMMD791 genome encodes:
- a CDS encoding acyltransferase, with amino-acid sequence MAATTPDRDAADAGSGPHPGVTVAGSADVADAARIGAGTRVWHLAQIREDARVGRDCIIGRGAYVGPGVRLGDNVKLQNYALVYEPAQLDDGVFVGPAAVLTNDEYPRAVTPDGRLKTGDDWTAVGVTVGTGAAIGARAVCVAPVHIGRWATVAAGAVVTRDVPDFALVVGVPARRVGWVGRAGVPLVADGAGRFVCPRTGQRYVEHDGLLTEE; translated from the coding sequence ATGGCCGCCACCACACCAGACCGGGACGCCGCCGACGCCGGCTCCGGGCCACACCCGGGCGTCACCGTCGCCGGTTCCGCCGACGTGGCCGACGCGGCACGCATCGGTGCCGGCACCCGTGTCTGGCACCTGGCCCAGATCCGCGAGGACGCGAGGGTGGGCCGCGACTGCATCATCGGCCGGGGGGCGTACGTCGGGCCGGGGGTCCGCCTGGGCGACAACGTGAAACTGCAGAACTACGCCCTGGTGTACGAGCCGGCGCAGCTCGACGACGGGGTGTTCGTCGGCCCGGCGGCGGTACTCACCAACGACGAGTACCCCCGCGCCGTCACCCCGGACGGGCGGCTGAAGACCGGCGACGACTGGACTGCGGTCGGCGTCACCGTCGGCACCGGTGCGGCGATCGGTGCCCGGGCGGTCTGCGTCGCCCCGGTGCACATCGGCCGCTGGGCGACCGTCGCCGCCGGTGCCGTGGTCACCCGCGACGTACCGGACTTCGCGCTGGTCGTGGGGGTGCCGGCGCGCCGGGTCGGCTGGGTCGGGCGGGCCGGCGTACCGCTGGTCGCCGACGGTGCCGGCCGGTTCGTCTGCCCCCGGACCGGGCAGCGCTACGTCGAACACGACGGGCTGCTCACCGAGGAGTGA
- a CDS encoding Gfo/Idh/MocA family oxidoreductase, with amino-acid sequence MTHPPATPDEPIGVAVIGAGYWGPNLVRNFMSSPAFRLRWLCDLDLGRARTVLGDYSTIGATDDLAQVLADDAVRAVAIATPAGTHLDVASAALRAGKHVLVEKPLAANHADGAALVAEAEQRGLTLMCDHTYCYTPAVLRIREMLHAGDLGELHYLDSVRINLGLVQRDIDVIWDLAPHDLSILDFILPPGVRPVAVAAHGADGIGAGRACVAYLTLRLSTGAIAHVHVNWLSPVKIRTTIVGGSKRTLVWDDLNPGQRLALFDRGVDVATSDELGSEARRDMLVSYRSGDMVAPALTEREALRTMVEEYARAIRTGTPALTDGRSGLRVLAILEAATRSLAAGGTMIPLDEESAA; translated from the coding sequence GTGACTCATCCGCCTGCCACGCCGGACGAGCCCATCGGCGTAGCCGTCATCGGCGCCGGCTACTGGGGCCCCAACCTGGTCCGCAACTTCATGTCCAGCCCGGCGTTCCGGCTGCGCTGGCTCTGTGACCTCGATCTCGGCCGGGCCCGTACGGTGCTCGGCGACTACTCCACGATCGGCGCGACCGACGACCTGGCGCAGGTGCTCGCCGACGACGCGGTACGGGCCGTGGCGATCGCCACGCCCGCCGGCACCCACCTCGACGTCGCGTCCGCCGCGCTGCGCGCCGGCAAGCACGTGCTGGTCGAGAAGCCGCTCGCCGCCAACCACGCCGACGGCGCCGCCCTGGTCGCCGAGGCCGAGCAGCGCGGTCTGACGTTGATGTGCGACCACACCTACTGCTACACCCCGGCGGTGCTGCGGATCCGCGAGATGCTGCACGCCGGTGACCTGGGTGAGCTGCACTACCTCGACTCGGTACGGATCAACCTGGGCCTGGTGCAGCGCGACATCGACGTGATCTGGGACCTCGCCCCGCACGACCTGTCGATCCTCGATTTCATCCTGCCGCCGGGGGTACGCCCGGTGGCGGTCGCGGCGCACGGCGCCGACGGCATCGGCGCCGGCCGGGCCTGCGTGGCGTACCTCACGCTACGGCTGAGCACCGGTGCCATCGCCCACGTGCACGTCAACTGGCTCTCCCCGGTCAAGATCCGCACCACGATCGTCGGCGGGTCCAAGCGCACCCTGGTCTGGGACGACCTGAACCCGGGCCAGCGGCTGGCCCTGTTCGACCGGGGCGTCGACGTCGCCACCTCCGACGAGCTCGGCTCCGAGGCGCGCCGCGACATGCTGGTGTCGTACCGCTCCGGCGATATGGTCGCTCCGGCGCTGACCGAACGGGAAGCGCTGCGCACCATGGTCGAGGAGTACGCCCGCGCCATCCGTACCGGCACCCCCGCCCTCACCGACGGCCGCTCCGGCCTGCGGGTGCTGGCCATCCTGGAAGCCGCCACCCGCAGCCTCGCCGCCGGCGGCACGATGATCCCGCTGGACGAGGAGTCCGCCGCATGA
- a CDS encoding NAD-dependent epimerase/dehydratase family protein, whose protein sequence is MTAASSAATAPAVDLANATVLVTGGAGFIGSHLAEHLVCLGARVVVLDNFRNGTRENLAFPGAESMRVIEGDICDPQTCVDAMTGVDVVFHLACLGVRHSLHSPVENHQVNALGTLNVLEAARAAQVSRLLYVSTSEIYGRALEFPITEETTPWPLTVYGSSKLAGEHYARSYLECWGLPVVCVRPFNNYGPRSHFEGDSGEVIPRFILRALAGQPPVVFGDGGVTRDFLYVKDCVETLARVAESTELVGEVVNLGYGEELTIGLLAETVLAAVGRTDLRPVFEAPRPADVPRLWVDTSKLRKTIDFAPRVSLAEGIGHTLEYFQRLLREQPGALERMQTKNWSQPA, encoded by the coding sequence ATGACCGCCGCATCCTCCGCCGCCACCGCCCCGGCGGTCGACCTGGCCAACGCCACCGTCCTGGTGACCGGCGGTGCCGGCTTCATCGGCTCGCACCTGGCCGAGCATCTCGTCTGTCTCGGGGCACGGGTCGTGGTGCTGGACAACTTCCGCAACGGCACCCGGGAGAATCTGGCGTTCCCCGGTGCGGAGTCGATGCGGGTGATCGAGGGCGACATCTGCGACCCGCAGACCTGTGTCGACGCGATGACCGGTGTCGACGTCGTCTTCCACCTGGCCTGTCTCGGGGTACGCCACTCGCTGCACAGCCCGGTGGAGAACCACCAGGTCAACGCCCTCGGCACGCTCAACGTGCTGGAGGCGGCGCGGGCCGCCCAGGTGTCCCGGCTGCTGTACGTGTCGACCTCGGAGATCTACGGCCGGGCACTGGAGTTCCCGATCACCGAGGAGACCACCCCCTGGCCGTTGACCGTCTACGGCAGCAGCAAACTCGCCGGCGAGCACTACGCCCGCTCGTACCTGGAGTGCTGGGGGCTGCCGGTGGTCTGCGTCCGGCCGTTCAACAACTACGGGCCGCGCTCGCACTTCGAGGGCGACTCCGGCGAGGTGATCCCCCGGTTCATCCTGCGGGCGCTGGCCGGGCAGCCGCCGGTGGTCTTCGGCGACGGCGGCGTCACCCGGGACTTCCTCTACGTGAAGGACTGCGTCGAGACGCTGGCCCGGGTCGCCGAGTCGACCGAACTGGTCGGCGAGGTGGTCAACCTCGGGTACGGCGAGGAGCTGACCATCGGCCTGCTGGCCGAGACCGTGCTGGCCGCCGTCGGCCGTACCGACCTGCGGCCGGTCTTCGAGGCACCGCGCCCGGCCGACGTGCCCCGGCTGTGGGTGGACACCTCCAAGCTGCGCAAGACCATCGACTTCGCGCCCCGGGTGTCGCTGGCCGAGGGGATCGGCCACACCCTCGAGTACTTCCAGCGGTTGCTGCGCGAGCAGCCCGGTGCGCTGGAGCGGATGCAGACGAAGAACTGGAGCCAGCCGGCATGA